The proteins below are encoded in one region of Macrococcus armenti:
- a CDS encoding acyltransferase family protein: protein MNRKYLPGLDGIRAIAVIAIIIFHLNPKWLPGGFLGVDTFFVISGYLIAMLLLNEYEQTGTINIVQFWIRRVKRLFPPALFMLLVVIQYIIFFDRDLLYQLKKDAIAALLYVSNWWYIFDGLSYFESFEPRPLQHLWSLAIEEQFYLCFPLLLMLLLKRWSKKQIFIILLIVSLISAIWMSVLYNPTAGNVSRVYFGTDTRLQTLLIGVMFAFIWPAFKLKQKAPILLVLIIDALGITGLCVLMYCIINASENSAPLFNGGFYVLGIFTLFVIMAAVHPNTLMRKVLGIKPLVVIGKYSYSLYLWHYPVIVLMQAHFVKGQIPIGVHIASVIVTVMLAVLSYKLIEQPYRTLGFKVFTKIRPIAYFITIVITLYLCISTPYLLSVVKAVQPMNDHVVTKTISNVPSIKRISPLETNESVEDIVKHYTPLLIGDSLLVDINDKLKEVLPNATIDGEVGRNIYKTLNVADKYTSFNHKDSIIILFVGTNGDFQDIQMNILLSKFDKAEVFLVTSRVPKEYEQHVNEEMYKAARKHKNVHIIDWYEASKAHSEYFAPDGIHLEYPGVERMVSLIYGSLVDYEKSKN, encoded by the coding sequence ATGAATAGAAAATACTTGCCGGGTCTTGATGGCATTCGAGCGATAGCAGTTATCGCAATAATTATATTTCATTTAAATCCAAAGTGGCTACCGGGTGGATTTCTTGGTGTTGATACTTTCTTTGTCATTTCCGGTTATTTAATTGCAATGTTACTACTTAATGAATATGAGCAAACAGGTACAATTAATATTGTGCAATTCTGGATTCGTCGTGTTAAACGATTATTTCCACCGGCATTATTTATGTTACTGGTTGTAATTCAATATATCATATTTTTTGATCGAGATTTATTATATCAACTTAAGAAGGATGCGATTGCTGCACTTTTATATGTATCGAACTGGTGGTACATCTTTGATGGATTAAGTTATTTTGAAAGCTTTGAGCCTAGACCTTTACAGCATTTATGGTCGCTAGCGATAGAAGAACAGTTTTATTTATGTTTTCCATTATTATTAATGCTATTGCTAAAGCGATGGTCTAAAAAGCAGATTTTTATAATACTGTTAATCGTATCATTAATTTCAGCGATATGGATGTCGGTGCTTTACAATCCTACTGCCGGCAATGTTTCACGTGTATACTTTGGTACGGATACTAGACTTCAGACATTGTTGATTGGTGTCATGTTTGCTTTTATATGGCCGGCATTTAAGCTTAAGCAAAAAGCGCCGATACTATTAGTATTAATCATAGATGCACTAGGCATTACTGGCTTATGTGTTCTGATGTACTGTATCATTAACGCGAGTGAGAATAGTGCGCCATTATTCAATGGTGGTTTTTATGTTCTTGGTATATTTACGTTATTTGTGATTATGGCTGCTGTACATCCGAATACGTTAATGCGCAAAGTGCTTGGGATAAAGCCGCTTGTTGTTATCGGTAAATATTCATATAGTTTATACTTATGGCACTATCCTGTAATCGTTTTGATGCAGGCACATTTTGTTAAGGGCCAGATTCCGATAGGCGTACATATTGCATCAGTAATTGTAACTGTGATGTTAGCAGTATTAAGTTATAAATTGATAGAGCAACCTTATCGCACGTTAGGTTTCAAAGTATTTACAAAAATTAGGCCGATTGCTTATTTTATTACGATAGTTATAACTTTATATCTATGTATATCGACGCCTTACTTACTATCTGTCGTAAAAGCAGTACAACCTATGAATGATCACGTTGTGACGAAGACAATATCAAATGTTCCGAGTATAAAGCGCATTAGTCCGTTAGAAACGAATGAGTCGGTAGAAGATATCGTAAAGCATTACACACCTTTACTTATAGGTGACTCATTACTTGTAGATATTAACGATAAATTAAAGGAAGTTCTACCAAACGCAACGATAGATGGAGAAGTAGGAAGAAATATATATAAAACATTAAATGTGGCGGATAAATATACATCATTTAATCATAAAGATAGCATTATAATATTATTTGTTGGTACAAATGGTGACTTCCAGGACATACAGATGAACATATTATTAAGTAAGTTTGATAAAGCTGAAGTATTTTTAGTGACATCGCGTGTACCGAAAGAGTACGAACAGCATGTAAATGAAGAAATGTATAAAGCAGCGCGCAAACATAAAAATGTTCACATTATAGATTGGTATGAGGCTTCTAAAGCACATTCTGAATACTTTGCGCCTGATGGAATACACCTTGAGTACCCGGGAGTAGAACGTATGGTGTCTTTAATATATGGATCGCTTGTAGACTATGAAAAAAGTAAAAATTAA
- the lrgA gene encoding antiholin-like murein hydrolase modulator LrgA, whose protein sequence is MTKEKTYHFFHQVSVISIVLLISKMIESFMPIPMPASVIGLVLLFICLCTGIIKLGQVEKVGTALTDNIGLLFVPAGISVIKSLGLLAAHPILILGLIFISTLLLLLCTGFFSQMIVKMTDSKVKTKVKKETKHLKGIEVH, encoded by the coding sequence ATGACAAAAGAAAAAACGTATCACTTCTTTCACCAAGTATCAGTAATCTCAATCGTGTTACTCATTTCGAAGATGATTGAAAGTTTTATGCCAATTCCGATGCCGGCATCAGTTATTGGACTCGTATTATTGTTCATCTGTTTATGTACGGGGATTATTAAGTTAGGTCAAGTTGAAAAAGTTGGAACTGCATTAACGGACAATATCGGTTTATTATTCGTACCGGCAGGTATTTCAGTTATTAAATCATTAGGTTTACTTGCAGCGCATCCAATTTTGATACTAGGATTAATCTTTATCTCAACGTTATTATTATTACTATGTACAGGATTCTTCTCGCAAATGATAGTGAAAATGACAGATTCAAAAGTGAAAACAAAAGTAAAGAAAGAAACAAAACATTTAAAAGGAATAGAGGTGCATTAA
- a CDS encoding sensor histidine kinase has protein sequence MFSLFILLLERVGLIIIVAYILMNVPYFKKMMSERTRLSTQIQLLIVFGLFAAVSNFTGVEIRNNEILSSQIFRTISDDAVIANTRVLTISVAGLIGGPVVGIGVGIISGITRYLIGGVDAYTYVVSSSLIGLASGYFGYRAMKVNRYPSIVTGIILGAIMEVIQMICIIVFATYTDNAIHLVKFIAPPMILINSLGVAIFLSIIISTIQQEQRMRAVQTHDVLNLANQTLPYFRAGLNEASATQAAQVIKDLMKVSAVSITNKTDILAHVGAGSDHHVPRKKIITDLSKQVIHSGEIKEAHSKREIGCTHPGCPLEGAIVIPLYVNNEVTGTLKLYFTDGSKLTYVERRLAEGLANIFSSQIELGMVETQSKLLKDAEIKSLQAQVNPHFFFNAMNTISALIRVDSEKARELLLNLSNFFRSNLQGAKSTTISIKKEIQQVEAYLSLEQARFPDRFNIHFDIDKTLEDAEVPPFIIQILVENAIKHAFHNRKSGNDVFVKVKEGERAIEISVEDNGFGIPEEKREHIGQIEVVSSSGTGSALENLNKRLIGLYNNRSRLQFTTSDTGTRFFISIPLEKE, from the coding sequence ATGTTCAGTTTATTTATTCTTTTATTAGAGCGTGTCGGCTTAATTATTATCGTCGCATATATATTGATGAATGTACCATATTTCAAGAAGATGATGTCTGAAAGAACAAGGTTATCAACTCAAATACAATTGCTTATAGTGTTTGGGTTATTTGCAGCTGTCTCTAACTTTACAGGTGTAGAAATCAGGAACAATGAAATTTTATCGAGTCAGATTTTCAGGACGATATCAGATGATGCTGTAATTGCGAATACGAGAGTGCTCACGATAAGTGTGGCAGGGCTCATTGGCGGTCCGGTTGTCGGTATTGGCGTTGGTATTATCTCTGGTATTACACGTTATTTGATTGGAGGTGTTGATGCCTACACATATGTTGTATCATCATCACTCATCGGTCTTGCTTCAGGTTATTTTGGGTACCGTGCGATGAAGGTAAATCGATATCCAAGTATAGTGACAGGCATTATTCTCGGAGCAATTATGGAAGTGATACAGATGATTTGTATTATCGTTTTTGCAACTTATACTGATAATGCGATTCATCTCGTGAAGTTTATTGCACCACCGATGATTTTAATTAACAGTTTAGGTGTTGCAATCTTTTTGTCTATTATTATCTCGACAATTCAGCAGGAACAACGTATGCGTGCAGTACAGACGCATGATGTACTGAACCTTGCAAATCAGACACTACCTTATTTCAGGGCAGGTTTAAATGAAGCATCTGCGACACAGGCAGCGCAAGTGATAAAAGATTTAATGAAAGTGTCTGCTGTATCGATTACGAACAAAACAGATATTTTAGCGCACGTGGGAGCAGGAAGTGACCATCATGTACCGCGTAAAAAAATCATTACGGATTTATCGAAACAAGTAATACACTCCGGAGAAATTAAAGAAGCACATAGTAAGCGTGAAATTGGATGTACGCACCCCGGCTGCCCGTTAGAAGGTGCCATTGTAATTCCGCTATATGTTAATAATGAAGTTACAGGAACTCTGAAGCTGTATTTTACGGATGGATCAAAGCTGACGTATGTTGAACGACGCCTCGCTGAAGGATTAGCAAATATCTTCTCGAGTCAAATCGAGCTTGGTATGGTTGAAACACAATCAAAACTACTGAAGGATGCAGAGATTAAGTCGCTTCAGGCGCAGGTCAATCCGCACTTTTTCTTCAATGCGATGAATACAATATCTGCACTTATTCGTGTTGATAGTGAAAAAGCAAGGGAGTTACTATTGAATTTAAGTAATTTCTTTCGTTCTAATCTGCAAGGTGCAAAAAGTACGACCATTTCAATAAAGAAAGAAATTCAGCAGGTGGAAGCATATCTTTCACTAGAACAGGCGAGGTTTCCAGATCGCTTTAATATACACTTTGATATTGATAAAACACTTGAAGATGCAGAAGTACCGCCATTTATTATTCAAATTCTGGTGGAGAATGCGATTAAACATGCATTTCATAACAGAAAATCCGGAAATGATGTATTTGTCAAAGTGAAAGAAGGAGAGCGCGCAATTGAAATAAGCGTTGAAGATAATGGTTTTGGAATACCGGAAGAAAAACGTGAGCATATCGGACAAATTGAAGTAGTGTCTTCGTCAGGAACGGGAAGTGCACTTGAAAATCTGAATAAACGACTTATAGGGCTATATAATAATCGTTCCAGATTACAATTTACGACAAGTGATACAGGGACAAGATTCTTTATTTCGATACCGTTAGAAAAGGAATGA
- a CDS encoding ABC transporter permease → MKPLLQLVVLQQWKAYISIICMLLVVLFSLQWIQNTMNQVFSMPIAVQDLNDSAESQKIIKTIEAAPFVNVKEINRDEAYIEDVIKKKEAIVSLTIPEDFSEKLSKHQMREAIKLYYRDDFIGSIAQEIVSKSLYEIQVPYIVKKYVDKNEQISIKEAIGTYEKETPESKIKQFAANKAQSHSVSMNAIVSLILLFSSVQILLHKHIAQHAPLTRMFMFPSMRMKYHVVYIIVHVLILLMSIIGASILLQESMNITFYIICALLLCVYEFGLSAILIYIKTISHKMFMTVTFALTIVIIFNLIMFG, encoded by the coding sequence ATGAAACCTCTATTACAACTCGTTGTGTTACAGCAATGGAAAGCTTATATAAGTATTATATGTATGCTCCTAGTAGTGCTATTCTCTTTGCAATGGATACAGAATACAATGAATCAAGTGTTCAGTATGCCGATAGCGGTGCAGGATTTAAATGATTCAGCGGAGTCGCAAAAAATTATTAAAACGATTGAAGCGGCACCTTTTGTAAACGTGAAAGAAATCAATCGGGACGAAGCTTATATTGAAGATGTAATTAAGAAAAAAGAAGCAATTGTATCGCTTACAATTCCTGAAGACTTTAGTGAGAAATTATCAAAACATCAGATGCGAGAAGCAATAAAACTGTATTATCGCGATGATTTTATCGGTTCTATTGCCCAGGAAATCGTCAGTAAATCGTTGTATGAAATACAAGTTCCGTACATCGTAAAGAAATATGTAGATAAAAATGAACAAATATCTATTAAGGAAGCGATAGGGACGTATGAAAAGGAAACGCCTGAAAGTAAGATTAAACAATTTGCAGCGAATAAAGCGCAATCGCACTCTGTCTCAATGAATGCGATTGTGAGCTTAATTTTATTATTTTCGAGTGTTCAGATTTTGCTGCATAAACATATTGCACAGCATGCACCTCTAACGCGAATGTTTATGTTTCCTTCTATGCGTATGAAGTATCACGTTGTGTATATCATCGTGCATGTGCTGATTCTGCTTATGAGTATAATAGGTGCAAGTATCCTATTACAGGAATCGATGAACATTACATTTTATATAATATGTGCATTGCTGTTATGTGTATATGAATTCGGTTTATCTGCAATTTTAATCTATATTAAAACGATAAGTCATAAAATGTTTATGACAGTTACTTTTGCGCTAACGATAGTAATAATATTTAATTTAATTATGTTTGGGTGA
- a CDS encoding iron chaperone, whose product MDQFGQYLEDVADQDKIAKLKSIFDFVERNFPELERVFKWNTPMYTHHDTFILGISYAKAHISIAPENITMEEFKDEIEAAGYSQTKGLFRIKWADEIDFSLIERIIQFNIEDKEACDTFWRK is encoded by the coding sequence ATGGATCAGTTTGGACAATATTTAGAAGATGTTGCAGATCAGGATAAGATTGCAAAACTAAAATCGATTTTTGATTTTGTAGAACGTAATTTTCCTGAATTAGAACGTGTGTTTAAATGGAATACGCCAATGTATACGCATCATGATACGTTTATACTTGGTATAAGTTATGCGAAAGCACATATTTCTATTGCGCCTGAGAATATAACGATGGAAGAATTTAAAGATGAAATTGAAGCGGCGGGTTATTCACAGACGAAAGGTCTATTCAGAATAAAGTGGGCAGATGAAATTGATTTTTCGCTCATTGAACGCATCATCCAGTTTAATATAGAAGATAAGGAAGCTTGCGATACATTCTGGAGAAAATAA
- a CDS encoding ABC transporter ATP-binding protein, translating into MITVENVYKRYKQKIIFKGLNTGFKRNALTILLGENGAGKSTLLRIIAGLENADKGVVKYNDEPLDLKRIHKVLGYIPQDIALFEHMSVDDNVRLFRSLYQQSIDDETILKYKALLNLNESKAVVSSLSGGTKRKVNLLIGLLGKPEIIILDEPTVGIDMKSRYDIHRLLNELKQHTLIIMTTHHMDEVQAIADDIKLIGRDPFYKEVLETSGLQFENMLKDEI; encoded by the coding sequence ATGATAACAGTGGAGAATGTATATAAAAGATACAAACAGAAGATTATCTTTAAAGGGTTGAACACAGGGTTCAAACGTAATGCACTAACGATACTGCTCGGCGAGAATGGTGCTGGGAAATCTACATTGCTGCGTATAATTGCTGGTTTAGAAAATGCCGATAAAGGTGTTGTTAAATATAATGATGAGCCACTTGACTTGAAGCGTATTCATAAAGTATTGGGGTATATCCCACAGGATATTGCACTTTTTGAACATATGTCCGTTGATGATAATGTAAGGCTATTCCGTAGCTTGTATCAACAATCTATTGATGACGAAACGATTCTTAAATACAAAGCGTTACTGAATTTGAATGAATCTAAAGCAGTAGTGTCATCGCTTTCTGGTGGGACGAAACGAAAAGTAAATTTGCTAATCGGATTACTTGGTAAACCGGAAATTATCATTCTTGATGAACCAACAGTAGGCATCGATATGAAATCGCGTTATGATATTCATCGTTTGCTAAATGAACTGAAACAACATACACTTATTATCATGACGACGCACCACATGGACGAAGTACAGGCTATTGCTGATGACATTAAGCTTATCGGGAGAGATCCGTTCTATAAAGAAGTGCTGGAAACGTCAGGGCTGCAGTTTGAGAATATGTTAAAGGATGAGATTTAA
- a CDS encoding protein adenylyltransferase SelO: MRYFNFDTTYMTLPEIFFDINAPATCANTDTLIFNDTLAKSLNIDTNLSAHPELLTGQTTFSQPFSAAYAGHQFGNFTMLGDGRQHILGEHITKDNRRFDIQLKGSGRTRYSRSGDGRASLGPMLREYIISEAMHYLNIPTTRSLAVCTTGEPVMRETVLPGAILTRVAASNIRVGTFEYAIRNGTDNLKLLADYTIKRHYPYLSEEEDKYFKLLECVINRQAELIAKWQSVGFIHGVMNTDNMTLSGETIDYGPCAFMDYYHPYTVFSSIDVQGRYAYENQPAIGQWNLARFAETLLPLIHSDQSEAIRRATLLLDQYKALYHDHYLRIMCHKIGIEKYCDEDFHLIETLLECMEQHEMDYTNTFIHLQNINQYIEALKPLSAWIKRWEKRLQAEHAPQQLMRSTNPVVIPRNHLVEAALDDAVNGDMTTFNTLLDVLKRPFDTSHPHLFKLPGRKDRPYITYCGT, encoded by the coding sequence ATGCGCTATTTTAATTTTGATACGACATACATGACACTTCCTGAAATTTTCTTTGATATTAATGCTCCTGCTACTTGTGCTAATACCGACACGTTAATATTTAACGATACCCTTGCTAAATCTTTAAATATAGATACAAATTTAAGCGCGCATCCAGAGCTATTAACAGGACAAACAACGTTCAGTCAACCATTTTCTGCAGCATACGCCGGTCATCAGTTCGGCAATTTTACGATGCTCGGAGATGGAAGACAGCATATTCTAGGAGAGCATATCACTAAAGATAACAGAAGATTTGATATACAACTTAAAGGTTCAGGGCGAACACGTTATTCACGCTCCGGAGATGGGCGTGCATCACTAGGCCCTATGTTGCGTGAATATATCATTAGTGAAGCGATGCATTATTTAAACATTCCAACGACGCGTAGTTTGGCAGTATGTACAACTGGCGAACCTGTTATGCGCGAAACAGTTTTACCGGGCGCTATACTTACGAGAGTTGCTGCCAGTAATATACGTGTCGGCACTTTTGAATATGCGATTCGAAATGGTACTGATAATTTAAAACTGCTTGCGGACTATACAATCAAACGACACTATCCATATCTTTCAGAAGAAGAAGATAAGTATTTCAAATTACTTGAATGCGTCATAAACAGACAAGCTGAACTCATTGCGAAATGGCAATCTGTCGGATTTATTCATGGTGTTATGAATACAGACAATATGACTTTAAGTGGAGAAACAATAGACTACGGACCATGTGCTTTTATGGATTATTACCATCCGTATACCGTTTTTAGCTCAATCGATGTACAAGGACGATATGCATACGAAAATCAACCCGCAATCGGTCAATGGAATTTAGCAAGATTCGCAGAAACGTTATTACCACTCATACATTCAGATCAAAGCGAAGCAATTCGTCGCGCTACGCTACTGCTTGATCAATACAAAGCACTTTATCATGATCATTACTTACGCATAATGTGTCATAAAATCGGTATCGAAAAATATTGCGATGAAGATTTTCATCTTATTGAAACGTTACTGGAATGCATGGAACAGCATGAGATGGACTATACGAATACATTTATTCATCTGCAGAATATTAATCAATATATTGAGGCACTCAAACCTTTAAGTGCATGGATTAAACGCTGGGAGAAACGATTACAGGCAGAACACGCACCACAGCAACTCATGAGAAGTACAAACCCGGTCGTTATTCCTAGAAACCATCTCGTTGAAGCTGCACTGGACGATGCAGTTAATGGAGATATGACTACATTTAACACATTGCTCGATGTTTTAAAACGTCCGTTCGATACATCTCACCCACATTTATTCAAACTGCCTGGACGAAAGGACAGGCCATATATAACATATTGCGGTACATAA
- a CDS encoding ABC transporter permease, giving the protein MNKNLFNIYHSFLYKKWHLIVYLMLLFTLIVGVMVALTVTQQTDEKFRLGLVDNDQTSETKLILKSIGDGQSIGNDLELKQMDNDEAKRLLEKNKLDGYFVFDKGMTDSFYKNGSLPISVHTFDKSSVRSVVIYQLTDSVYSRLMLSMGGAKSYKVLYPGSTKDEMVEMMTEMLFTGLNRNGSFDEQPVKLYDTNAYYTVSALFISIYLFYLSLFSILKMNQDEALIGRLKLLHFSIEKLTIARSIVTLCCTICFTAFIIFTAHHFMHFKFELYNLKTLLIVISLYLFLIIVLLIMIDCLFKGILNLLCKVVLTIVVILFSGATIPSVYFKDRAPLLYESPFSYIYNQLVELLLNNYLIEIPKFVFVSVSIVCILFVGSLVWRYRR; this is encoded by the coding sequence GTGAACAAAAATCTGTTTAACATTTATCACTCTTTTTTGTACAAAAAATGGCACTTAATCGTGTACTTAATGCTATTGTTTACTTTAATTGTAGGTGTAATGGTTGCTTTAACGGTAACACAGCAAACAGATGAGAAGTTTAGACTTGGTCTTGTGGATAATGATCAAACGTCAGAGACAAAACTGATTTTGAAATCCATAGGAGACGGCCAGAGTATCGGAAATGATCTGGAATTAAAACAAATGGATAATGATGAAGCGAAGCGTTTGCTTGAAAAGAATAAGCTTGATGGTTACTTCGTGTTTGATAAAGGGATGACGGACTCGTTTTATAAAAATGGCTCTTTGCCGATATCAGTCCATACTTTCGATAAATCATCGGTTAGGAGTGTTGTCATCTACCAGCTTACCGATTCTGTTTATAGTAGGTTGATGTTGTCGATGGGTGGAGCAAAGAGTTATAAAGTACTTTATCCTGGCAGTACGAAAGATGAAATGGTCGAGATGATGACTGAAATGCTCTTTACTGGATTGAATCGTAACGGTTCATTCGATGAGCAGCCAGTTAAGCTATATGATACAAACGCATATTATACTGTGAGTGCACTGTTTATTTCGATTTATCTGTTTTATTTATCATTGTTTTCAATATTAAAGATGAATCAGGATGAAGCGCTTATTGGAAGGTTGAAATTACTGCATTTTTCGATTGAGAAATTAACGATTGCCAGAAGTATTGTAACGCTGTGCTGCACAATATGTTTTACTGCGTTTATTATATTTACGGCGCATCACTTTATGCATTTCAAGTTTGAATTATATAATTTAAAAACCTTACTTATCGTTATATCATTATATTTATTTTTGATTATTGTGTTACTTATTATGATAGATTGCTTGTTTAAAGGGATATTAAACTTACTATGTAAAGTAGTATTAACGATTGTAGTTATACTGTTCTCAGGTGCTACGATTCCATCTGTGTATTTTAAGGATAGAGCACCATTACTATACGAAAGTCCGTTTAGTTATATTTATAATCAACTTGTTGAGTTATTATTAAATAATTATTTAATTGAGATACCAAAATTCGTATTTGTTTCAGTTTCGATCGTATGTATATTATTTGTTGGTAGTTTAGTCTGGAGGTATAGAAGATGA
- a CDS encoding LytTR family transcriptional regulator DNA-binding domain-containing protein: protein MRILVVDDEPLARNELKYLLNEIDSTLLVDEADSVEETLTALISETYDLLFLDINLINESGLELAQKINKMKQPPKIVFATAHDSYAVKAFELNALDYILKPFEQKRIAVALDKAKTSIEPVNQEHKLPTISVQIDDKIYVINIQDIIALYVEDGQLNIVTINAEYTIHEPLSAFEKKLPEHLFMRIHRSSIINKQHIKSAEQWFNHTYQVKLTKDIKLQVSRSYIKQFKHEIGLK from the coding sequence TTGAGAATATTAGTTGTAGATGACGAACCATTAGCAAGAAATGAGCTGAAATATTTACTGAATGAAATTGATTCTACTTTATTAGTAGATGAAGCGGACTCTGTTGAGGAAACGTTGACGGCATTAATTTCAGAAACATACGATTTACTCTTTCTGGATATTAATTTAATTAATGAAAGTGGGCTGGAGCTTGCGCAGAAGATAAATAAAATGAAACAACCACCAAAGATAGTGTTTGCAACAGCGCATGATAGTTATGCGGTAAAAGCGTTCGAATTAAATGCACTTGATTATATTCTGAAACCTTTCGAGCAAAAGCGTATTGCTGTAGCACTGGATAAAGCAAAAACTTCAATAGAGCCGGTGAATCAAGAACATAAATTACCAACAATATCTGTTCAAATTGACGATAAGATTTATGTGATTAATATACAGGATATTATTGCATTGTATGTTGAGGATGGACAGCTGAACATTGTGACGATAAATGCCGAATATACGATTCATGAACCATTAAGTGCGTTTGAGAAAAAATTGCCGGAACATTTATTTATGCGTATACATCGTTCGAGTATTATTAACAAGCAGCACATTAAATCAGCGGAACAATGGTTTAATCATACGTACCAGGTAAAACTCACGAAAGATATTAAGCTGCAAGTATCAAGATCATATATAAAACAATTTAAACATGAGATAGGACTCAAATAA
- the lrgB gene encoding antiholin-like protein LrgB translates to MFDHLGINSVYFGILLTILPFMLGQYLFKKSNGFFLFAPLFVGMVFGIVFLSVTGISYETYSKGGSIISFFLEPATICFAIPLYKKRDVLQKYWLHIGLGLSLGTAVAMLGIYGVAKLFGFGTQIIASMLPQAATTAIALPVSAGIGGVPELTSLAVILNAVIIYALGNKMLRYFKISNPIARGLALGTSGHALGVSAATELGETETSMASIALVLVGVVVVVIVPILTGILL, encoded by the coding sequence ATGTTTGATCATTTAGGTATCAACTCAGTGTACTTTGGAATTTTACTGACGATATTGCCATTTATGTTAGGACAATACTTGTTTAAGAAATCAAATGGATTCTTCTTGTTTGCACCGCTATTTGTCGGAATGGTGTTTGGTATCGTATTCTTATCGGTGACGGGTATAAGTTATGAAACGTACAGCAAAGGTGGCAGCATTATAAGCTTCTTCCTTGAACCGGCAACCATTTGTTTTGCGATTCCTTTATATAAGAAGCGTGATGTTTTACAAAAATATTGGTTACACATCGGATTAGGTCTGTCATTAGGAACGGCAGTTGCGATGTTGGGTATATATGGTGTGGCAAAACTATTTGGATTTGGTACACAAATCATTGCATCAATGTTACCGCAGGCAGCGACAACAGCAATTGCCTTACCAGTGTCTGCTGGTATTGGTGGTGTACCTGAATTAACATCACTAGCTGTAATACTAAATGCAGTCATTATTTATGCCCTGGGAAATAAAATGCTACGTTACTTTAAAATCTCTAACCCGATTGCAAGAGGACTTGCACTCGGTACGAGCGGACATGCACTTGGTGTGTCAGCGGCAACTGAGCTTGGAGAAACTGAAACATCTATGGCGAGTATTGCATTAGTATTAGTCGGTGTTGTAGTTGTTGTCATCGTCCCGATTTTAACAGGGATTCTCCTTTAA